The following are encoded in a window of Panicum virgatum strain AP13 chromosome 5N, P.virgatum_v5, whole genome shotgun sequence genomic DNA:
- the LOC120672829 gene encoding protein ESSENTIAL FOR POTEXVIRUS ACCUMULATION 1-like isoform X1 has product MAERKLDRPAALGKDALSLGIEEDRAAAAAMGFVDDSKDQLHLDNSIPLSPQWLYTKPADGKISLPHGSSFEPAEREVRMLEGTIDRKERRRNVFDADSGLRWLEEERETSLLGRRERKKEAERDVDNRKIDRRSDNVSSRDNTDSRAPPTSERWNDGSTRLGNEGRRDGKWSTRWGPDDKEKESRSEKKVDSEKDETHAEKQTFTGRLLPESDSRDKWRPRHRQESHSVGTATYRAAPGFGSEKGRVKDSNVGFAPGRGRGNPNSVTSFSRSSSAGPIGAPAVHGMSAKSAVSFRYPRGKLLDIYRQKNMMSSFDDAKLEEIPSITLSTSAKPLAFVAPDTVEEALLEDIRKGKVISSEGSNATGNKKERAKELEEPASGIDEDRDKVAAAFGGLGQDGSATLISEKDAFYDNRMLSGAVGTSPPKKSIEENAACNQYRIAGIQDGLKTDETKSSTDLDLSTKLPDDSNTLFDVPPFEHHSEPPMTYQNSDIDIKAGGHASYPEELTLYYLDPQGGVQGPFLGADIISWYEDGYFGLELPVRLSQAPDDVSFRPLVEVMPHLGQKLQSHPPALCDENAESLDSAQSKFEAAILTSASSGKSDQASKWDSESNAVDPKRGDHDASLPSRTGWLSSPETGKDTTNISSHQQNIPEPATQDAEEVLYTGRPNSSMGQSVWDLENDRADFQLAPRDPHSAVGEANLPQHDIPRESDLSPLGLLWSELEGMHPKQPLSSNVLGANERRNPKPTAPKDIAHVNMRHGQLSRMNEASSMRDEWPANFGRLDSMNDANIPGRIPQVEAEHHLNFEEQLLLQQIRREQLQQEQMMARNNLEFPGPFPGQVFDSLHQHRQPTNQPLSDVEHLLRVQFELDQQQQRRQHLQQEQHQRQLQQQRQAQLLQQQQQQQQQQMIIEQLLQQQLQGSNFGPTNMVDQVLLREHVLNELHQQPHHLQRQHDAAIEQLIQAKFGHGLHREHHNDMLDVLSRSNQRQMLPLEQQILLGLQQEQLQSQQLANALRQHSGREEERHLSGVWPLDDAAQFIRPGTSPNQGHASRHGRFDLLENLQRSSSFEQHEPLDRNLSLHERLHRGGQGIHSLERSGSLPGGGPVPNPDVINALARHHGLGQLETHGDLYSLGQMPMLPSGVHPQQHRLQEQLSGSHLGRLERHWSDASGQMPNSLMESSRINQLQIEAEKQRRNVEMNLSVDNPHAWAALMNKERNAEQDLSDMIHKKLFLQSQQSLGFPDVPVPASFGRKDQFAQPVVENPLRSPVDRLSFEESLSERSLFSKTGQSAQEGSANLDSLPISIENSGKYNLRSSSGSMLEQKHFLGIDDVQRDFSDVTGGRASANHLVGSVNELTRGKKQGSSANLVADDTNFSEDAVNNWSDTGISKGSSHSLLKRSTNQHTATSQAVSTDLSTIRLKKAGLVSSDENKMESSVTLVAQAMEASVPSNKETGMYSMPSATNNPDASGPSFSEALKSKKPPLQYDTSESADGGPGGKGAKKKTKKGKQIDPSLLGFKVHSNRIMMGEIVRDD; this is encoded by the exons ATGGCGGAGAGGAAGCTGGATCGACCCGCCGCGCTCGGGAAAG ATGCGTTGTCGCTTGGGATCGAGGAggacagggccgccgccgccgccatggggtTCGTCGACGATTCAAAAG ATCAGCTGCACCTGGATAACAGCATTCCTTTGTCTCCTCAGTGGCTCTACACCAAGCCGGCTGATGGAAAG ATTTCACTGCCTCATGGGTCCTCCTTTGAACCTGCTGAAAGGGAAGTGAGGATGTTAGAAGGAACTATTGATAGGAAAGAAAGAAGGCGGAATGTATTTGATGCTGACAGTGGTCTTCGTTGGCTTGAAGAGGAGAGGGAAACAAGCTTGCTTGGGAGGAGGGAGCGCAAGAAGGAAGCGGAGCGGGATGTTGATAATCGGAAAATTGATCGCCGATCTGACAATGTTTCTTCAAGGGATAACACTGATTCACGTGCACCTCCTACATCTGAAAGGTGGAACGATGGTTCCACCCGCTTGGGGAATGAGGGTCGCCGTGATGGGAAATGGTCAACAAGATGGGGTCCTGATGACAAGGAGAAGGAATCTAGGTCAGAAAAGAAGGTTGACTCAGAAAAGGATGAAACACATGCTGAAAAGCAGACATTCACAGGAAGGCTGCTGCCTGAGTCTGATTCCCGTGATAAATGGAGACCTCGTCACCGGCAGGAAAGTCATTCTGTCGGGACGGCAACATACCGCGCTGCTCCAGGCTTTGGATCGGAGAAAGGGCGTGTAAAGGACTCAAATGTTGGCTTTGCCCCTGGGCGAGGCAGGGGAAACCCAAACTCAGTCACATCCTTCAGTCGGTCATCTTCTGCAGGACCAATTGGTGCTCCAGCTGTGCACGGGATGTCTGCAAAATCTGCTGTTAGTTTCCGCTACCCAAGAGGGAAGCTTCTGGATATTTACAGGCAAAAAAATATGATGTCATCCTTTGACGATGCTAAACTGGAGGAAATTCCTTCCATCACACTCTCTACTTCTGCAAAACCACTTGCCTTTGTTGCACCGGATACTGTTGAAGAG GCTCTTCTGGAAGATATTAGAAAGGGTAAAGTCATTAGCAGTGAGGGAAGCAATGCAACTGGAAACAAAAAAGAGAGGGCAAAAGAGCTTGAAG AACCTGCTTCTGGCATTGATGAAGACAGAGACAAGGTCGCTGCAGCATTTGGTGGGTTGGGTCAGGATGGATCTGCAACTTTAATCTCGGAGAAGGATGCCTTCTATGACAACCGGATGCTTTCTGGTGCTGTTGGTACATCTCCACCAAAGAAATCTATTGAGGAAAATGCTGCCTGTAATCAATACAGGATTGCTGGCATTCAGGATGGTTTGAAAACTGATGAAACCAAGTCAAGTACTGATCTTGATCTGAGCACTAAACTACCAGATGATTCAAACACTCTGTTTGATGTGCCACCTTTTGAGCATCATTCAGAACCTCCTATGACGTACCAAAATAGTGACATTGATATAAAGGCAGGCGGCCATGCTAGTTACCCAGAGGAGTTGACATTGTATTATCTGGATCCCCAAGGAGGTGTGCAGGGTCCATTTCTGGGTGCTGACATAATCTCCTGGTATGAAGATGGATACTTTGGTTTGGAGTTACCTGTGCGTTTatctcaggctccagatgatgTTTCTTTCCGCCCACTTGTTGAAGTCATGCCACATCTTGGACAGAAGCTGCAATCTCATCCGCCTGCACTCTGTGATGAAAATGCTGAATCTTTGGATTCTGCTCAAAGTAAATTTGAAGCTGCAATCCTTACTTCTGCTTCTTCTGGGAAAAGTGACCAAGCCTCCAAATGGGATTCTGAAAGCAATGCAGTTGATCCTAAAAGAGGTGATCATGATGCATCATTACCTTCGCGTACTGGTTGGTTATCTTCACCTGAAACAGGAAAGGATACAACAAATATTAGTAGTCACCAGCAGAACATTCCTGAACCAGCAACTCAGGATGCTGAAG AAGTTCTGTACACTGGGAGGCCTAATAGCAGCATGGGTCAATCTGTATGGGATCTTGAAAATGACCGTGCAGATTTCCAGTTGGCACCGCGTGATCCTCATTCTGCGGTGGGAGAAGCTAATTTGCCGCAGCATGATATCCCAAGAGAGAGTGATCTCAGTCCTCTTGGTTTACTTTGGTCTGAGCTGGAAGGTATGCATCCCAAGCAACCTCTCTCATCAAATGTTCTTGGTGCAAATGAGCGTAGAAATCCCAAGCCTACAGCACCCAAGGATATTGCACATGTAAACATGAGACATGGGCAACTTAGCAGGATGAATGAAGCTTCTAGTATGCGTGATGAATGGCCTGCAAACTTTGGGCGGCTTGATAGTATGAATGATGCAAATATTCCAGGCAGAATTCCTCAGGTTGAGGCCGAGCATCATTTGAATTTTGAGGAGCAACTGCTGCTTCAACAGATCCGAAGGGAGCAACTGCAGCAGGAGCAAATGATGGCACGTAACAATTTGGAGTTTCCTGGTCCGTTTCCAGGCCAGGTGTTTGATTCTTTGCACCAACACCGGCAGCCTACGAATCAACCACTTTCTGATGTGGAGCATCTTTTGAGAGTCCAGTTTGAACTtgaccagcagcagcaacgtCGCCAACATCTCCAACAAGAGCAGCACCAaaggcagctgcagcagcaacgGCAAGCCCAGCTCttgcaacagcagcaacagcagcagcaacagcagatgATTATTGAGCAACTGTTGCAGCAACAGTTGCAGGGTTCAAATTTTGGACCAACGAATATGGTTGATCAAGTCTTACTTCGGGAGCATGTATTAAATGAACTGCATCAACAACCTCACCATTTACAAAGGCAACATGATGCAGCGATTGAACAACTAATTCAAGCAAAATTTGGCCATGGGCTTCATAGGGAGCATCATAATGATATGTTGGATGTTCTCTCACGTTCAAACCAGAGACAGATGCTTCCTTTGGAGCAGCAAATTCTTTTAGGCCTTCAGCAGGAGCAGCTTCAGTCACAACAGCTGGCTAATGCTCTCCGGCAACATTCAGGcagggaggaagaaaggcacTTAAGTGGGGTCTGGCCACTGGATGATGCAGCACAGTTTATCCGCCCAGGAACCAGTCCAAATCAAGGTCATGCATCTCGGCATGGTCGTTTCGATCTTCTAGAGAACCTTCAGAGATCTTCATCGTTTGAGCAGCATGAACCTCTGGACCGGAACTTGTCCTTACACGAGCGTTTGCATAGGGGAGGCCAAGGTATTCACTCACTCGAGCGGTCTGGTTCTTTGCCTGGTGGTGGTCCTGTACCAAACCCAGATGTTATTAATGCCCTAGCACGCCATCATGGACTTGGTCAGTTGGAAACACATGGTGATTTATATTCTTTAGGTCAAATGCCTATGCTTCCTTCAGGGGTTCACCCCCAGCAACATAGGCTTCAGGAGCAGCTTTCTGGTTCACACTTAGGAAGGCTGGAAAGGCATTGGTCGGATGCCAGTGGACAAATGCCAAATAGTCTAATGGAATCTTCACGTATCAACCAGTTGCAGATTGAAGCAGAGAAGCAGAGGAGGAATGTGGAAATGAACCTTTCTGTTGACAACCCACATGCATGGGCAGCACTTATGAACAAAGAGAGGAATGCGGAGCAAGATTTGAGTGATATGATTCACAAGAAACTTTTCCTTCAGTCGCAACAATCTTTGGGCTTCCCTGATGTTCCAGTGCCGGCATCGTTTGGGCGTAAAGATCAATTTGCACAGCCTGTTGTGGAGAACCCTTTGAGATCCCCAGTGGACAGGTTGTCTTTTGAGGAGTCTCTTTCAGAAAGGTCACTTTTTTCAAAAACAGGGCAGTCAGCGCAGGAGGGATCAGCCAACCTGGATAGTTTACCCATCAGTATTGAGAACAGTGGAAAATATAACCTTAGATCAAGCTCTGGATCAATGCTTGAGCAGAAGCATTTTCTTGGAATTGATGATGTTCAAAGGGACTTTTCAGATGTCACAGGTGGCAGAGCGTCAGCTAATCATTTGGTTGGGAGTGTCAATGAGTTGACCAGGGGAAAAAAGCAGGGTTCAAGTGCTAACTTGGTTGCGGATGATACTAACTTTTCAGAAGATGCCGTTAACAACTG GTCTGATACTGGCATATCAAAAGGGagctctcactccttactgAAGCGCTCCACAAACCAACATACAGCTACATCCCAGGCTGTTTCTACGGATCTATCAACAATCAGGCTGAAGAAGGCAGGCCTTGTGTCCTCTGATG AGAATAAGATGGAATCAAGTGTTACCTTGGTAGCCCAGGCTATGGAAGCCTCTGTTCCTAGCAACAAAGAGACAGGGATGTATAGCATGCCATCAGCCACCAACAATCCAGATGCCTCTGGTCCTTCATTCAGCGAAGCGCTGAAGTCAAAGAAACCTCCATTGCAGTATGATACCTCGGAATCTGCTGACGGTGGCCCAGGTGGTAAGGGTgcgaagaagaaaacaaagaaaggaaaGCAGATTGACCCTTCTCTTCTTGGCTTCAAGGTCCACAGCAACCGGATCATGATGGGCGAGATCGTTCGAGATGATTAG
- the LOC120672829 gene encoding protein ESSENTIAL FOR POTEXVIRUS ACCUMULATION 1-like isoform X2, whose protein sequence is MAERKLDRPAALGKDALSLGIEEDRAAAAAMGFVDDSKDQLHLDNSIPLSPQWLYTKPADGKISLPHGSSFEPAEREVRMLEGTIDRKERRRNVFDADSGLRWLEEERETSLLGRRERKKEAERDVDNRKIDRRSDNVSSRDNTDSRAPPTSERWNDGSTRLGNEGRRDGKWSTRWGPDDKEKESRSEKKVDSEKDETHAEKQTFTGRLLPESDSRDKWRPRHRQESHSVGTATYRAAPGFGSEKGRVKDSNVGFAPGRGRGNPNSVTSFSRSSSAGPIGAPAVHGMSAKSAVSFRYPRGKLLDIYRQKNMMSSFDDAKLEEIPSITLSTSAKPLAFVAPDTVEEALLEDIRKGKVISSEGSNATGNKKERAKELEEPASGIDEDRDKVAAAFGGLGQDGSATLISEKDAFYDNRMLSGAVGTSPPKKSIEENAACNQYRIAGIQDGLKTDETKSSTDLDLSTKLPDDSNTLFDVPPFEHHSEPPMTYQNSDIDIKAGGHASYPEELTLYYLDPQGGVQGPFLGADIISWYEDGYFGLELPVRLSQAPDDVSFRPLVEVMPHLGQKLQSHPPALCDENAESLDSAQSKFEAAILTSASSGKSDQASKWDSESNAVDPKRGDHDASLPSRTGWLSSPETGKDTTNISSHQQNIPEPATQDAEVLYTGRPNSSMGQSVWDLENDRADFQLAPRDPHSAVGEANLPQHDIPRESDLSPLGLLWSELEGMHPKQPLSSNVLGANERRNPKPTAPKDIAHVNMRHGQLSRMNEASSMRDEWPANFGRLDSMNDANIPGRIPQVEAEHHLNFEEQLLLQQIRREQLQQEQMMARNNLEFPGPFPGQVFDSLHQHRQPTNQPLSDVEHLLRVQFELDQQQQRRQHLQQEQHQRQLQQQRQAQLLQQQQQQQQQQMIIEQLLQQQLQGSNFGPTNMVDQVLLREHVLNELHQQPHHLQRQHDAAIEQLIQAKFGHGLHREHHNDMLDVLSRSNQRQMLPLEQQILLGLQQEQLQSQQLANALRQHSGREEERHLSGVWPLDDAAQFIRPGTSPNQGHASRHGRFDLLENLQRSSSFEQHEPLDRNLSLHERLHRGGQGIHSLERSGSLPGGGPVPNPDVINALARHHGLGQLETHGDLYSLGQMPMLPSGVHPQQHRLQEQLSGSHLGRLERHWSDASGQMPNSLMESSRINQLQIEAEKQRRNVEMNLSVDNPHAWAALMNKERNAEQDLSDMIHKKLFLQSQQSLGFPDVPVPASFGRKDQFAQPVVENPLRSPVDRLSFEESLSERSLFSKTGQSAQEGSANLDSLPISIENSGKYNLRSSSGSMLEQKHFLGIDDVQRDFSDVTGGRASANHLVGSVNELTRGKKQGSSANLVADDTNFSEDAVNNWSDTGISKGSSHSLLKRSTNQHTATSQAVSTDLSTIRLKKAGLVSSDENKMESSVTLVAQAMEASVPSNKETGMYSMPSATNNPDASGPSFSEALKSKKPPLQYDTSESADGGPGGKGAKKKTKKGKQIDPSLLGFKVHSNRIMMGEIVRDD, encoded by the exons ATGGCGGAGAGGAAGCTGGATCGACCCGCCGCGCTCGGGAAAG ATGCGTTGTCGCTTGGGATCGAGGAggacagggccgccgccgccgccatggggtTCGTCGACGATTCAAAAG ATCAGCTGCACCTGGATAACAGCATTCCTTTGTCTCCTCAGTGGCTCTACACCAAGCCGGCTGATGGAAAG ATTTCACTGCCTCATGGGTCCTCCTTTGAACCTGCTGAAAGGGAAGTGAGGATGTTAGAAGGAACTATTGATAGGAAAGAAAGAAGGCGGAATGTATTTGATGCTGACAGTGGTCTTCGTTGGCTTGAAGAGGAGAGGGAAACAAGCTTGCTTGGGAGGAGGGAGCGCAAGAAGGAAGCGGAGCGGGATGTTGATAATCGGAAAATTGATCGCCGATCTGACAATGTTTCTTCAAGGGATAACACTGATTCACGTGCACCTCCTACATCTGAAAGGTGGAACGATGGTTCCACCCGCTTGGGGAATGAGGGTCGCCGTGATGGGAAATGGTCAACAAGATGGGGTCCTGATGACAAGGAGAAGGAATCTAGGTCAGAAAAGAAGGTTGACTCAGAAAAGGATGAAACACATGCTGAAAAGCAGACATTCACAGGAAGGCTGCTGCCTGAGTCTGATTCCCGTGATAAATGGAGACCTCGTCACCGGCAGGAAAGTCATTCTGTCGGGACGGCAACATACCGCGCTGCTCCAGGCTTTGGATCGGAGAAAGGGCGTGTAAAGGACTCAAATGTTGGCTTTGCCCCTGGGCGAGGCAGGGGAAACCCAAACTCAGTCACATCCTTCAGTCGGTCATCTTCTGCAGGACCAATTGGTGCTCCAGCTGTGCACGGGATGTCTGCAAAATCTGCTGTTAGTTTCCGCTACCCAAGAGGGAAGCTTCTGGATATTTACAGGCAAAAAAATATGATGTCATCCTTTGACGATGCTAAACTGGAGGAAATTCCTTCCATCACACTCTCTACTTCTGCAAAACCACTTGCCTTTGTTGCACCGGATACTGTTGAAGAG GCTCTTCTGGAAGATATTAGAAAGGGTAAAGTCATTAGCAGTGAGGGAAGCAATGCAACTGGAAACAAAAAAGAGAGGGCAAAAGAGCTTGAAG AACCTGCTTCTGGCATTGATGAAGACAGAGACAAGGTCGCTGCAGCATTTGGTGGGTTGGGTCAGGATGGATCTGCAACTTTAATCTCGGAGAAGGATGCCTTCTATGACAACCGGATGCTTTCTGGTGCTGTTGGTACATCTCCACCAAAGAAATCTATTGAGGAAAATGCTGCCTGTAATCAATACAGGATTGCTGGCATTCAGGATGGTTTGAAAACTGATGAAACCAAGTCAAGTACTGATCTTGATCTGAGCACTAAACTACCAGATGATTCAAACACTCTGTTTGATGTGCCACCTTTTGAGCATCATTCAGAACCTCCTATGACGTACCAAAATAGTGACATTGATATAAAGGCAGGCGGCCATGCTAGTTACCCAGAGGAGTTGACATTGTATTATCTGGATCCCCAAGGAGGTGTGCAGGGTCCATTTCTGGGTGCTGACATAATCTCCTGGTATGAAGATGGATACTTTGGTTTGGAGTTACCTGTGCGTTTatctcaggctccagatgatgTTTCTTTCCGCCCACTTGTTGAAGTCATGCCACATCTTGGACAGAAGCTGCAATCTCATCCGCCTGCACTCTGTGATGAAAATGCTGAATCTTTGGATTCTGCTCAAAGTAAATTTGAAGCTGCAATCCTTACTTCTGCTTCTTCTGGGAAAAGTGACCAAGCCTCCAAATGGGATTCTGAAAGCAATGCAGTTGATCCTAAAAGAGGTGATCATGATGCATCATTACCTTCGCGTACTGGTTGGTTATCTTCACCTGAAACAGGAAAGGATACAACAAATATTAGTAGTCACCAGCAGAACATTCCTGAACCAGCAACTCAGGATGCTGAAG TTCTGTACACTGGGAGGCCTAATAGCAGCATGGGTCAATCTGTATGGGATCTTGAAAATGACCGTGCAGATTTCCAGTTGGCACCGCGTGATCCTCATTCTGCGGTGGGAGAAGCTAATTTGCCGCAGCATGATATCCCAAGAGAGAGTGATCTCAGTCCTCTTGGTTTACTTTGGTCTGAGCTGGAAGGTATGCATCCCAAGCAACCTCTCTCATCAAATGTTCTTGGTGCAAATGAGCGTAGAAATCCCAAGCCTACAGCACCCAAGGATATTGCACATGTAAACATGAGACATGGGCAACTTAGCAGGATGAATGAAGCTTCTAGTATGCGTGATGAATGGCCTGCAAACTTTGGGCGGCTTGATAGTATGAATGATGCAAATATTCCAGGCAGAATTCCTCAGGTTGAGGCCGAGCATCATTTGAATTTTGAGGAGCAACTGCTGCTTCAACAGATCCGAAGGGAGCAACTGCAGCAGGAGCAAATGATGGCACGTAACAATTTGGAGTTTCCTGGTCCGTTTCCAGGCCAGGTGTTTGATTCTTTGCACCAACACCGGCAGCCTACGAATCAACCACTTTCTGATGTGGAGCATCTTTTGAGAGTCCAGTTTGAACTtgaccagcagcagcaacgtCGCCAACATCTCCAACAAGAGCAGCACCAaaggcagctgcagcagcaacgGCAAGCCCAGCTCttgcaacagcagcaacagcagcagcaacagcagatgATTATTGAGCAACTGTTGCAGCAACAGTTGCAGGGTTCAAATTTTGGACCAACGAATATGGTTGATCAAGTCTTACTTCGGGAGCATGTATTAAATGAACTGCATCAACAACCTCACCATTTACAAAGGCAACATGATGCAGCGATTGAACAACTAATTCAAGCAAAATTTGGCCATGGGCTTCATAGGGAGCATCATAATGATATGTTGGATGTTCTCTCACGTTCAAACCAGAGACAGATGCTTCCTTTGGAGCAGCAAATTCTTTTAGGCCTTCAGCAGGAGCAGCTTCAGTCACAACAGCTGGCTAATGCTCTCCGGCAACATTCAGGcagggaggaagaaaggcacTTAAGTGGGGTCTGGCCACTGGATGATGCAGCACAGTTTATCCGCCCAGGAACCAGTCCAAATCAAGGTCATGCATCTCGGCATGGTCGTTTCGATCTTCTAGAGAACCTTCAGAGATCTTCATCGTTTGAGCAGCATGAACCTCTGGACCGGAACTTGTCCTTACACGAGCGTTTGCATAGGGGAGGCCAAGGTATTCACTCACTCGAGCGGTCTGGTTCTTTGCCTGGTGGTGGTCCTGTACCAAACCCAGATGTTATTAATGCCCTAGCACGCCATCATGGACTTGGTCAGTTGGAAACACATGGTGATTTATATTCTTTAGGTCAAATGCCTATGCTTCCTTCAGGGGTTCACCCCCAGCAACATAGGCTTCAGGAGCAGCTTTCTGGTTCACACTTAGGAAGGCTGGAAAGGCATTGGTCGGATGCCAGTGGACAAATGCCAAATAGTCTAATGGAATCTTCACGTATCAACCAGTTGCAGATTGAAGCAGAGAAGCAGAGGAGGAATGTGGAAATGAACCTTTCTGTTGACAACCCACATGCATGGGCAGCACTTATGAACAAAGAGAGGAATGCGGAGCAAGATTTGAGTGATATGATTCACAAGAAACTTTTCCTTCAGTCGCAACAATCTTTGGGCTTCCCTGATGTTCCAGTGCCGGCATCGTTTGGGCGTAAAGATCAATTTGCACAGCCTGTTGTGGAGAACCCTTTGAGATCCCCAGTGGACAGGTTGTCTTTTGAGGAGTCTCTTTCAGAAAGGTCACTTTTTTCAAAAACAGGGCAGTCAGCGCAGGAGGGATCAGCCAACCTGGATAGTTTACCCATCAGTATTGAGAACAGTGGAAAATATAACCTTAGATCAAGCTCTGGATCAATGCTTGAGCAGAAGCATTTTCTTGGAATTGATGATGTTCAAAGGGACTTTTCAGATGTCACAGGTGGCAGAGCGTCAGCTAATCATTTGGTTGGGAGTGTCAATGAGTTGACCAGGGGAAAAAAGCAGGGTTCAAGTGCTAACTTGGTTGCGGATGATACTAACTTTTCAGAAGATGCCGTTAACAACTG GTCTGATACTGGCATATCAAAAGGGagctctcactccttactgAAGCGCTCCACAAACCAACATACAGCTACATCCCAGGCTGTTTCTACGGATCTATCAACAATCAGGCTGAAGAAGGCAGGCCTTGTGTCCTCTGATG AGAATAAGATGGAATCAAGTGTTACCTTGGTAGCCCAGGCTATGGAAGCCTCTGTTCCTAGCAACAAAGAGACAGGGATGTATAGCATGCCATCAGCCACCAACAATCCAGATGCCTCTGGTCCTTCATTCAGCGAAGCGCTGAAGTCAAAGAAACCTCCATTGCAGTATGATACCTCGGAATCTGCTGACGGTGGCCCAGGTGGTAAGGGTgcgaagaagaaaacaaagaaaggaaaGCAGATTGACCCTTCTCTTCTTGGCTTCAAGGTCCACAGCAACCGGATCATGATGGGCGAGATCGTTCGAGATGATTAG